A window of the Leishmania mexicana MHOM/GT/2001/U1103 complete genome, chromosome 29 genome harbors these coding sequences:
- a CDS encoding cysteine peptidase, Clan CA, family C19,putative → MSCYCVEEVDLDIFRGVFIEQWLSGKKHSGSQEALFFCTTCGPPAVQESIKGSSGSGSSSGANRRSTYTAKSCTPEKKSSSGKSTFGSTLKKLFTLSKSSSKADLSTISSRQHSSCHAHEHNTRIISAEEEELPITPRTDKELYLCVTCGSCYCRDHAFDHHYSRQQRSTVAGGDDLEAPQKGYPYHSFFIGVPSFVSTHPSHILQETSWGLLFPTVTVREIEEGTVDLSKPLPFYEHFEEICDSGAACETGAFQPNSSMTSTSHSFNRGRNTLGISSSGMHTRVHSGYSSSGPFDGSLRLHSKSNSYVDRREDRLPTRRSALLTPVGAHKILSLPEFHSSPPENWSYLMFCARCADRQAVRLNGKQCDNDISRHVHLRRLGQLTALLAYFLLRGVRLEVPVQFLEYSAKKHVEQVERQRSQKRAHKLAEMQRVGRASELVGGLEVMATTGARHAGTTGDGADMSPAGANAAGDFGLLSRTETDHVITRAAICGFSNESYFCYMNSVLQCLLRCRIFANPLLRLDPPKSPGKLTASMSRLLHHLAHQTYQDVLNGAVFAFVRSLRTQIGNINVLFEEDEQQDAQEFLITLLNGIEDEFDKGRSEEEKRASRRVSFEGTLLSEVICSQCKHCVPRNEMFMSLSIPIEKSIEDGIASLFAPTTLRGKDRYACEGCFMKLSQKEQQGHNALAAVQAEAERKAKLNGKKLTQAQIEERVYANALYSEAEVRTSLSHLGGSLAVHLLRFHYDPTVQDFIKVLTPVRISLTLDLTPYASREVVEAYRRMEKIHLLQRRFPTAPEKLISKYLRHAKDDVKLTTQRMLDDGHGIAEAAHSRQSSSTGLSRIHTGVGVGNVVGDDASEDVAGVGSVFGDASGCTSGGTSSLTATPVSNPNRDRGNFAKVAAKPWTITNGGAGKAKPSDPAAKICAITRDEFDPFGERTLPKPSLVRQLVGIVTHRGSLHGGHYIAYVRHLTRPHVWFRCDDEDIDVVEEKHVLDHEAEVYLAFYE, encoded by the coding sequence ATGTCGTGCTACTGCGTCGAAGAAGTCGACCTCGACATTTTTCGTGGCGTATTCATAGAGCAATGGCTAAGCGGTAAGAAACATAGCGGTTCTCAGGAGGCGCTCTTCTTCTGCACAACATGCGGTCCGCCAGCGGTGCAGGAGTCGATAAAGGGCTCCTCTggtagcggcagcagcagcggcgcgaacCGGCGTAGCACCTATACAGCGAAGAGCTGCACCCCAGAGAAAAAGAGTTCATCCGGCAAGTCCACGTTTGGCAGCACGTTGAAGAAACTCTTTACCTTGTCCAAGAGCAGCTCAAAAGCGGACCTGAGCACCATTTCGTCGAGGCAGCACTCTAGCTGCCACGCACATGAGCACAACACCCGAATCATAtccgcagaggaggaggaactCCCGATCACACCGCGGACGGATAAGGAGCTGTACCTGTGCGTGACCTGCGGCTCGTGCTACTGCCGCGATCACGCTTTCGATCACCACTACAGCcgtcagcagcgcagcaccgtgGCGGGCGGCGACGACCTCGAAGCGCCGCAGAAGGGTTACCCGTACCACTCCTTCTTCATCGGCGTCCCCAGCTTCGTGAGCACCCACCCTTCCCACATACTACAGGAGACGTCGTGGGGACTGCTTTTCCCCACTGTGACGGTGCGTGAGATCGAGGAGGGTACGGTAGACTTGTCGAAGCCGCTCCCCTTCTACGAGCATTTCGAAGAGAtctgcgacagcggcgctgcctgcGAGACGGGTGCCTTTCAACCGAACAGCAGCATGACCTCCACCAGTCACAGCTTCAACCGCGGCAGGAACACACTCGGCATTTCCTCCAGTgggatgcacacacgcgttcACAGCGGgtacagcagcagtggcccCTTCGACGGGTCACTTCGGCTACACTCAAAATCGAACAGCTACGTGGATAGAAGGGAAGACCGCCTCCCGACGCGCCGATCTGCCCTGCTTACCCCCGTCGGGGCCCACAAAATCCTCTCTCTGCCAGAGTTTCACTCCTCGCCGCCTGAGAACTGGTCATATCTCATGTTCTGCGCCAGATGCGCCGACCGGCAGGCGGTGAGACTGAATGGCAAGCAGTGCGACAACGACATCTCGCGTCATGTCCACCTGCGCCGACTGGGACAGCTCACGGCTCTGCTCGCGTACTTTCTGCTTCGTGGTGTGCGTCTCGAAGTGCCTGTGCAGTTTTTGGAGTACTCCGCAAAAAAGCACGTGGAGCAGGTGGAGCGGCAACGCAGCCagaagcgcgcacacaagtTGGCTGAGATGCAGCGTGTCGGCCGCGCCTCGGAGCTCGTCGGCGGCCTCGAAGTGATGGCAACGACGGGCGCGAGGCATGCAGGCACCACCGGCGATGGTGCGGATATGTCACCGGCAGGGGCGAACGCAGCGGGTGACTTTGGCCTGCTGTcacgcacagagacagacCACGTCATCACCCGTGCGGCGATCTGCGGCTTCTCGAATGAGAGCTACTTTTGCTACATGAACTCGGTGCTGCAGTGCttgctgcggtgccgcatcTTTGCGAAcccactgctgcgcctcgaccCGCCCAAGAGCCCTGGAAAGCTCACGGCATCCATGTCacgcctgctgcaccactTGGCACATCAGACGTATCAGGACGTGCTCAACGGTGCCGTCTTCGCGTTCGTGCGCTCGCTGCGAACGCAGATTGGCAACATCAACGTGCTCTTCGAAGAGGATGAGCAGCAGGATGCCCAAGAGTTTCTTATCACGCTGCTCAACGGCATCGAGGATGAGTTCGACAAGGGAAGgagcgaagaggagaagagggcgtCGCGCCGTGTTAGCTTCGAAGGCACGCTTCTCTCCGAGGTGATCTGCTCCCAATGCAAGCACTGCGTCCCGCGTAACGAAATGTTCATGTCACTTTCCATCCCCATCGAGAAAAGCATCGAGGACGGTATTGCATCGCTCTTCGCGCCGACCACGCTGCGCGGCAAGGACCGCTACGCATGCGAGGGCTGCTTCATGAAACTGTCGCAGAAAGAGCAGCAGGGGCACAACGCCCTCGCCGCAGTCCAGGCTGAGGCAGAGAGGAAGGCCAAGTTGAATGGGAAGAAGCTTACTCAAGCGCAGATAGAGGAGCGCGTGTATGCCAACGCGCTCTACAGCGAGGCCGAGGTACGCACCTCGCTTTCCCACCTCGGTGGCAGCCTTGCGGTGCATCTTCTGCGCTTCCACTACGACCCGACGGTACAGGACTTCATCAAGGTGCTCACACCGGTGCGCATCTCGCTCACCCTTGACCTCACCCCGTATGCCAGCCGCGAAGTTGTGGAGGCCTACAGGCGTATGGAGAAGATTCATCTcttgcagcgccgcttcccGACCGCACCAGAGAAGCTGATTAGCAAGTACCTGCGCCACGCCAAGGATGATGTCAAGCTGACCACGCAGAGGATGCTGGATGACGGTCATGGGatcgccgaggcggcgcactCACGGCAGAGTAGCAGCACTGGCCTCAGCCGCATCCACACTGGGGTGGGGGTAGGCAACGTGGTAGGTGATGACGCGTCTGAGGATGTGGCtggcgtcggcagcgtctTTGGCGACGCCTCTGGCTGCACCTCAGGCGGCACCTCCTCTTTGACTGCGACGCCGGTCAGCAACCCCAACAGGGATCGCGGCAACTTTGCCAAGGTGGCGGCCAAGCCTTGGACGATCACTAACGGAGGCGCTGGCAAGGCTAAACCGTCAGATCCCGCTGCTAAGATTTGCGCAATCACGAGAGACGAATTTGATCCCTTTGGTGAGCGCACCCTTCCGAAGCCATCGTTGGTGCGTCAGCTGGTGGGCATCGTTACGCATCGAGGCTCGCTGCACGGGGGCCACTACATTGCCTATGTGCGCCACCTCACTCGCCCACATGTATGGTTCCGTTGTGACGACGAGGACATCGACgtggtggaggagaagcacGTGCTCGATCACGAGGCTGAGGTGTACCTCGCCTTCTACGAGTAG
- a CDS encoding small nuclear ribonucleoprotein polypeptide e,putative, translated as MSAHTRQMENPTGVVHRFMQDHQRVCVWLVHDPQLRLEGNLLGYDEFMNVVLGDTTETNLRNNKSYRLGKILLRSDNVGVIYPVGV; from the coding sequence ATGAGCGCCCACACTCGACAAATGGAAAACCCCACGGGGGTGGTGCACCGCTTCATGCAGGACCATCaacgtgtatgcgtgtggcTCGTGCACGATCCGCAGTTGCGGCTGGAGGGCAACCTGCTCGGCTACGACGAGTTTATGAACGTCGTTCTGGGTGATACGACCGAGACGAATCTTCGAAATAACAAGAGCTACCGTCTGGGCAAGATCTTGCTGCGTAGCGACAACGTCGGCGTGATCTACCCCGTCGGTGTTTAG